From the genome of Amycolatopsis sp. NBC_01488, one region includes:
- a CDS encoding polymorphic toxin-type HINT domain-containing protein, whose translation MNAGVGSGWVRRAIATSVVATLFFSGTTATAAPPKNTWKLTGEQKVASAPVHPVAPAAAPAPLRHDPTPLPKPAWPAASESDVTMSTTLAQANRPDGPAVQAKAGDSPVHIGFAHAATAKAATAGVPSKAHVRVADRTVPDQLGLSGVVFSVTDGSSGTLHIGLDYGAFGSAFGGGWADRLRLVELPACALTTPGKAECRKQAPVAASANDAKAQQVTGDTAFTANSTHVFAATGSGSGSGGDTTAQPLSPAGSWQGGDGSGGFGYSYPITVPKAPGGAAPNLSLAYSSAGLDGMTAGTNNQGSWVGDGWDFTPGGYVERHYWTCSEDPATATSNAKEKTGDQCWGPDNATLVLGGHSTELIQVDATHWKPANDDGSTVERLVADAKNPYTSEYWKVTTADGTQYFLGLNHLPGWTAGQPETQSTWTVPVFGNNPEDPCYKAGDFAGSMCVQPWRWNLDYVVDPHGNASSYYYQPEFNYYGLNKNITTPGVQYTAGGYALRMEYGLRLTKDAGGNPTVYGSAPTNRVVFNADYRCTATADYDCKNPPTSDLGHAQNWPDTPVDEICTADKACLYGSPSFFTIHKLASIEAQYNANGKFTDLDKWDLTESFQPTGDALAKPMWLDGVQHTGYGTDGSAITLPPTTFKPQSYANRVDTVGDKYAPLKRNRLVEIDNETGGKTGIAYTSEADTQPGGCVAGSVPKSPDTDTQRCFAAWWTPSGATDPILDWFRKYLVTDVTEYDNTGGAAPVVTHYDYLGDPAWHHDEGQFTPPKRQTWGQWRGYNVVRTTVGDPKLATTVTESLFMRGMDGDVLPDNGVRHASVTDSDGTALTDQNALAGFTRETREYLPGTSTVDTSSISDPWVKGPNATSSDGVLKAFQVNVAATKGKALLADGKTYRRTQVTKAYNDNGEVTQLEDLGDVADATDDTCTRTTYAPGTNGITSLAQETVMFTGTCAGDQTAQNSVTDVQVSYDHHAFGDAPTAGDITEQDTLDTWDDAGRHFVPTSKVDYDELGRQTKSTDVYGHESTTGFVASANGVVTGTTQKNPKGWVTTTAVDPRGNPTSEVDQNAVHTDITYDALGRKTAVWNPGRSKAAGDSPTAKFGYTESQTTPTTVVTSTLQDDGSYTDSYALFDGLGRARQTQTPAEGGGRVLTDTLYDARGLAFKTNNSYFNADSGPSGTLVRIADADVPNQTVVQYDWRSRATASIVYSKSAEQYRTTTLYEGADRTTTIPPKGGSPETVITDVAGQTKQLLQYSNGYTPGGTNPADVTTYTYNGAGAETSRTDSAGNVWTTKYDLRGRKTSQTDPDNGTSLYGYDQGNQVTSTTDARGRKLFSSYDELGRRTQENADAPAPGGTKLATWTFDTLPNGLGLPVGSTRWDGTNGYTERVGAYDQFERPTSLAVDIPATEGKLAGTYGFTTKYNPTGSVASTTSPAAGNVDAETIIHTYDSLGLPATTYAIDNKLGTTTSLASRTDYDSFNALSGLQLDGDKSTTNVGMVQTYDQVTRRPQTTTVTRATQVNAELTKRTYSYDPAGNVTKIADTPSGGASDVQCFAYDYLQRTTDAWTPAAAGADCTVPKSTAELGGAAPYWQTYSYDKTGNRKQEIDHQPGGPVTSDYTYAAPGPAAVRPHAVQEVDVKGPTGTSSNTYGYFPDGATQTRNVGGNAQAFEYDYEGHAVSETDKAGTSKYVYDAGGNRLITHDPTGATLTVGDLQLFQAAGTTGVTATRFYEHGGTKIAERVGSTGVKWMLSDLHGTDTLSITQGTLTASVRYSDPFGNPRGQAPGSWPDKQGFVGGRQQPTGLTQLGARDYDPSIGKFTTTDPVIEGGTPQQWNAYSYANNAPATEADPAGTDYCFNFGSDGRHCRPDAPKGPSGGGGGASPPDNKTSSAGQKARDNYEAAHGLDKASLEKAYSIKNESMWQVFISAAGEVVKSLIGWDDIQACVTEGNIGSCAMTVATLIPWGKVLKAGEIIESFWKGARALITFGKDVEKAEKVIADSERVMVDAEKAAKEAEDAVAAEERQAASEAEHAAEDAKSSGTSESSEGGTSPECNSFPAGTLVRLADGASKPIDQVKNGDTVVSTDTESGATESHTVVATIIHTDEDQRTEVTTQSGTLTATDWHLVWVDEAGGWVQIGAVVAGEHLHSPDGHEVVVTGVRHYRQANPVYDLTVDSVHTFYVLAGSTPVLVHNCGTAGAPEERVVNLPEETAPKPMKPEQALDAWSDHLGEGPYSNIHPRTGRVDPDRLVSADGRRSIRMGAHEMNSKPTKFHFHLETWDWNSVANIWTVRNVMQRVPLK comes from the coding sequence ATGAACGCTGGTGTCGGATCCGGCTGGGTCCGCAGAGCCATTGCGACGTCGGTCGTCGCGACGTTGTTCTTCTCCGGAACGACCGCGACGGCCGCGCCACCGAAGAACACCTGGAAGCTGACCGGCGAGCAGAAGGTCGCGAGCGCCCCGGTGCACCCGGTGGCGCCCGCAGCGGCCCCGGCGCCGCTGCGGCACGACCCGACGCCGCTGCCGAAGCCCGCGTGGCCGGCCGCGTCCGAGTCGGACGTGACGATGTCCACCACGCTGGCACAGGCGAACCGGCCGGACGGCCCGGCGGTGCAGGCCAAGGCGGGTGACAGCCCGGTCCACATCGGCTTCGCGCACGCCGCGACGGCCAAGGCGGCGACGGCCGGCGTGCCGTCCAAGGCCCACGTCCGGGTCGCGGACCGGACGGTGCCGGACCAGCTCGGCCTGAGCGGGGTCGTCTTCTCGGTGACCGACGGCTCGAGCGGCACCCTCCACATCGGACTGGACTACGGCGCCTTCGGCAGCGCGTTCGGCGGCGGCTGGGCGGACCGGCTGCGTCTGGTCGAGCTGCCCGCCTGCGCGCTGACGACGCCGGGCAAGGCGGAGTGCCGCAAGCAGGCGCCGGTCGCGGCGTCGGCCAACGACGCCAAGGCCCAGCAGGTCACCGGGGACACCGCGTTCACCGCGAACAGCACGCACGTGTTCGCCGCGACCGGCTCGGGCTCGGGCTCCGGCGGGGATACGACGGCGCAGCCGCTGTCGCCCGCGGGTTCGTGGCAGGGCGGCGACGGCTCGGGCGGCTTCGGGTACAGCTATCCGATCACCGTGCCCAAGGCTCCCGGTGGCGCCGCGCCGAACCTGTCGCTGGCGTACTCGTCCGCGGGGCTGGACGGCATGACCGCGGGGACGAACAACCAGGGCTCGTGGGTCGGCGACGGCTGGGACTTCACCCCCGGCGGGTACGTCGAACGGCACTACTGGACCTGCTCGGAGGACCCGGCGACCGCCACCAGCAACGCCAAGGAGAAGACCGGCGACCAGTGCTGGGGCCCGGACAACGCCACGCTCGTGCTGGGCGGCCACTCGACCGAGCTGATCCAGGTCGACGCCACGCACTGGAAGCCGGCCAACGACGATGGGTCGACCGTCGAGCGGCTCGTCGCCGACGCGAAGAACCCGTACACCAGCGAGTACTGGAAGGTCACCACCGCCGACGGCACCCAGTACTTCCTCGGCCTGAACCACCTGCCGGGCTGGACGGCGGGCCAGCCCGAGACGCAGTCCACCTGGACCGTGCCGGTGTTCGGCAACAATCCGGAGGACCCGTGCTACAAGGCCGGTGACTTCGCGGGCTCGATGTGCGTGCAGCCGTGGCGGTGGAACCTCGACTACGTCGTCGACCCGCACGGCAACGCCAGCTCCTACTACTACCAGCCGGAGTTCAACTACTACGGGCTGAACAAGAACATCACCACGCCCGGCGTCCAGTACACCGCCGGCGGCTACGCGCTGCGGATGGAGTACGGCCTCCGCCTGACCAAGGACGCCGGCGGCAACCCGACGGTCTACGGCTCCGCACCGACCAACCGCGTGGTGTTCAACGCGGACTACCGCTGCACCGCGACGGCCGACTACGACTGCAAGAACCCGCCGACCTCGGACCTGGGCCACGCCCAGAACTGGCCGGACACGCCGGTCGACGAGATCTGCACCGCGGACAAGGCCTGCCTCTACGGGTCGCCGTCGTTCTTCACGATCCACAAGCTGGCCTCGATCGAGGCGCAGTACAACGCGAACGGCAAGTTCACCGACCTGGACAAGTGGGACCTCACGGAGTCCTTCCAGCCCACCGGTGACGCGCTCGCGAAGCCGATGTGGCTCGACGGGGTCCAGCACACCGGCTACGGCACCGACGGCTCGGCCATCACCCTGCCGCCCACCACGTTCAAGCCGCAGTCCTACGCCAACCGCGTCGACACCGTGGGCGACAAGTACGCCCCCTTGAAGCGCAACCGGCTCGTCGAGATCGACAACGAGACCGGCGGCAAGACCGGCATCGCCTACACCAGCGAAGCCGACACGCAGCCGGGCGGCTGTGTCGCCGGGAGCGTGCCGAAGTCGCCGGACACCGACACGCAGCGCTGCTTCGCGGCCTGGTGGACGCCGAGCGGCGCGACCGACCCGATCCTCGACTGGTTCCGCAAGTACCTGGTCACCGACGTGACCGAGTACGACAACACCGGTGGCGCGGCGCCGGTGGTCACCCACTACGACTACCTCGGCGACCCCGCCTGGCACCACGACGAAGGCCAGTTCACCCCGCCCAAGCGCCAGACGTGGGGCCAGTGGCGTGGCTACAACGTCGTCCGGACGACGGTCGGTGACCCGAAGCTGGCCACGACGGTCACCGAATCGCTCTTCATGCGCGGCATGGACGGCGACGTGCTGCCGGACAACGGCGTGCGGCACGCGTCCGTCACCGACTCCGACGGCACCGCGCTCACCGACCAGAACGCGCTCGCCGGGTTCACCAGGGAGACCAGGGAGTACCTGCCGGGAACGTCCACAGTGGACACTTCGTCGATCAGCGATCCCTGGGTGAAGGGCCCGAACGCGACCAGCTCCGACGGTGTCCTCAAGGCGTTCCAGGTCAACGTCGCGGCGACCAAGGGCAAGGCCCTGCTGGCCGACGGCAAGACCTACCGGCGCACCCAGGTCACCAAGGCGTACAACGACAACGGCGAAGTCACCCAGCTGGAGGACCTCGGCGACGTCGCGGACGCGACCGACGACACCTGCACCAGGACCACCTACGCGCCGGGCACCAACGGCATCACCAGCCTCGCCCAGGAAACGGTGATGTTCACCGGCACCTGCGCCGGCGACCAGACCGCACAGAACAGCGTGACCGACGTCCAGGTGTCCTACGACCACCACGCGTTCGGGGACGCGCCGACCGCCGGTGACATCACCGAGCAGGACACCCTGGACACGTGGGACGACGCCGGCAGGCACTTCGTCCCGACGTCCAAAGTGGACTACGACGAGCTCGGCAGGCAGACGAAGTCGACCGACGTCTACGGCCACGAGTCGACGACGGGGTTCGTGGCCTCCGCGAACGGCGTCGTCACCGGCACCACGCAGAAGAACCCCAAGGGCTGGGTCACCACCACGGCGGTGGATCCGCGGGGCAACCCGACGTCCGAAGTCGACCAGAACGCCGTCCACACGGACATCACCTACGACGCGCTGGGCCGCAAGACCGCGGTGTGGAACCCGGGCCGCAGCAAGGCCGCGGGGGATTCGCCGACCGCGAAGTTCGGCTACACCGAAAGCCAGACGACGCCGACCACGGTCGTGACGAGCACGCTGCAGGACGACGGCTCGTACACCGACAGCTACGCACTTTTCGACGGCCTCGGCCGCGCCCGGCAGACCCAGACGCCCGCCGAGGGCGGCGGCCGGGTGCTCACGGACACCTTGTACGACGCTCGCGGCCTGGCGTTCAAGACCAACAACAGCTACTTCAACGCGGACTCCGGGCCGTCCGGCACGCTGGTCAGGATCGCCGACGCGGACGTGCCGAACCAGACCGTCGTGCAGTACGACTGGCGCTCCCGGGCGACGGCGTCGATCGTGTACTCGAAGAGCGCCGAGCAGTACCGCACCACGACGCTGTACGAAGGCGCGGACCGGACCACGACGATCCCGCCGAAGGGCGGCAGCCCGGAGACGGTGATCACCGACGTCGCCGGCCAGACGAAGCAGCTGCTGCAGTACAGCAACGGCTACACCCCCGGCGGCACCAACCCGGCCGACGTCACCACCTACACCTACAACGGGGCCGGCGCCGAGACGTCCCGCACGGACTCGGCGGGCAACGTCTGGACCACCAAGTACGACCTGCGCGGCCGGAAGACCAGCCAGACCGACCCGGACAACGGGACGTCCCTCTACGGCTACGACCAGGGCAACCAGGTCACGTCCACGACGGACGCCCGGGGCCGGAAGCTGTTCTCCAGCTACGACGAGCTGGGCCGCCGGACGCAGGAGAACGCGGACGCGCCGGCGCCGGGCGGGACCAAGCTGGCGACCTGGACGTTCGACACGCTGCCGAACGGCCTCGGCCTGCCGGTCGGCTCGACCCGCTGGGACGGCACGAACGGCTACACCGAGCGGGTCGGCGCCTACGACCAGTTCGAGCGGCCGACGTCGCTGGCCGTCGACATCCCGGCGACCGAGGGCAAGCTCGCGGGCACCTACGGGTTCACCACGAAGTACAACCCGACCGGTTCCGTCGCTTCGACGACGAGCCCGGCCGCGGGCAACGTCGACGCCGAGACGATCATCCACACCTACGACAGCCTCGGCCTGCCCGCGACCACGTACGCGATCGACAACAAGCTCGGGACCACGACGTCCCTGGCGTCGAGGACGGACTACGACTCGTTCAACGCGCTGTCCGGGCTGCAGCTGGACGGGGACAAGTCGACGACGAACGTCGGCATGGTCCAGACGTACGACCAGGTCACCCGCCGGCCGCAGACGACCACGGTCACCCGGGCAACGCAGGTGAACGCGGAGCTGACCAAGCGGACCTACAGCTACGACCCGGCCGGGAACGTCACGAAGATCGCCGACACGCCCTCCGGCGGCGCCTCCGACGTCCAGTGCTTCGCCTACGACTACCTCCAGCGGACGACCGACGCGTGGACGCCGGCGGCGGCGGGCGCGGACTGCACGGTGCCGAAGTCGACGGCCGAGCTCGGCGGCGCGGCGCCGTACTGGCAGACGTACTCCTACGACAAGACCGGCAACCGGAAGCAGGAGATCGACCACCAGCCGGGCGGCCCGGTCACCAGCGACTACACCTACGCCGCCCCGGGGCCGGCCGCGGTGCGCCCGCACGCCGTCCAGGAGGTGGACGTCAAGGGGCCCACCGGGACGTCGTCCAACACGTACGGGTACTTCCCGGACGGTGCCACGCAGACCCGGAACGTCGGCGGGAACGCCCAGGCCTTCGAGTACGACTACGAAGGCCACGCGGTCTCGGAAACGGACAAGGCCGGGACCAGCAAGTACGTCTACGACGCCGGCGGCAACCGCCTCATCACCCACGACCCGACCGGGGCCACGCTGACGGTCGGCGACCTGCAGCTGTTCCAGGCGGCGGGCACCACCGGCGTCACGGCGACCCGGTTCTACGAGCACGGCGGCACGAAGATCGCGGAACGGGTGGGGTCGACCGGCGTCAAGTGGATGCTCAGCGACCTGCACGGCACCGACACGCTGTCGATCACGCAGGGCACGCTGACCGCGAGCGTGCGGTACAGCGACCCGTTCGGCAACCCGCGCGGGCAGGCGCCGGGGAGCTGGCCGGACAAGCAAGGCTTCGTCGGCGGCCGGCAGCAGCCGACCGGCCTGACCCAGCTCGGCGCCCGGGACTACGACCCGTCGATCGGCAAGTTCACCACGACGGACCCGGTGATCGAAGGGGGCACACCCCAGCAGTGGAACGCGTACTCGTACGCGAACAACGCCCCGGCGACCGAGGCGGACCCGGCCGGCACCGACTACTGCTTCAACTTCGGCAGCGACGGCAGGCACTGCCGGCCGGACGCGCCCAAGGGCCCCTCCGGTGGCGGCGGCGGTGCGTCCCCGCCGGACAACAAGACGAGCTCCGCGGGACAGAAGGCCCGCGACAACTACGAAGCCGCGCACGGTCTCGACAAGGCGTCGCTGGAGAAGGCCTACTCGATCAAGAACGAGTCGATGTGGCAGGTCTTCATCAGCGCGGCGGGCGAGGTCGTCAAGAGCCTGATCGGCTGGGACGACATCCAGGCGTGCGTGACCGAGGGCAACATCGGCTCCTGCGCGATGACGGTGGCGACGCTGATCCCGTGGGGCAAGGTCCTCAAGGCGGGCGAGATCATCGAGTCCTTCTGGAAGGGCGCCCGAGCCCTGATCACGTTCGGCAAGGACGTGGAGAAGGCGGAGAAGGTGATCGCCGACTCCGAGCGCGTCATGGTGGACGCGGAGAAGGCGGCCAAGGAAGCAGAAGACGCGGTCGCGGCCGAGGAGAGACAGGCGGCGTCGGAGGCCGAGCATGCCGCCGAGGACGCGAAGTCCAGTGGTACCTCGGAAAGCAGCGAAGGCGGCACATCACCCGAGTGCAACAGCTTCCCCGCGGGCACTCTGGTGCGGCTCGCGGACGGTGCGTCGAAGCCGATCGACCAGGTGAAGAACGGCGACACCGTGGTCTCGACCGACACGGAGTCGGGCGCGACCGAGTCACACACGGTGGTCGCCACGATCATCCACACCGACGAGGACCAGCGCACCGAGGTGACGACCCAGTCCGGGACGTTGACGGCGACGGACTGGCACCTCGTCTGGGTGGACGAGGCCGGCGGCTGGGTGCAGATCGGGGCGGTCGTCGCCGGTGAGCACCTACACTCGCCAGATGGTCACGAGGTGGTGGTCACCGGGGTCCGGCACTACCGCCAGGCCAACCCGGTCTACGACCTCACGGTGGATTCGGTCCACACGTTCTACGTGCTGGCGGGGTCGACCCCGGTCCTGGTCCACAACTGCGGCACGGCAGGCGCACCGGAAGAGCGGGTAGTCAACCTCCCGGAAGAAACCGCCCCCAAGCCCATGAAACCGGAGCAGGCGCTCGATGCCTGGTCCGATCACCTCGGGGAGGGCCCGTACAGCAATATCCACCCGCGAACCGGCCGAGTGGATCCGGATCGGCTCGTCTCCGCCGACGGGCGCCGCAGCATCCGGATGGGAGCGCACGAGATGAACAGCAAGCCGACGAAATTCCACTTTCACCTCGAAACATGGGACTGGAATTCGGTCGCCAACATCTGGACCGTCCGTAATGTGATGCAGCGGGTGCCGTTAAAGTGA
- a CDS encoding LamG domain-containing protein: MPSSVRGFKLRSTLITALLASAMVVGVLDAPAVAVAAPAPAATVPDAAPDEATAVKFAQQGHKTVKVDEATSEAAETVANPNGTLTRTQHTKPVRVHGPGGAWVPPDPALVARGNVLAPKAAASGITLSNGGDQPLLKLAANGVTTGLTWPGSLPKPVVTGSTATYPEVRPGIDLEVEVDAEIAHEVLVVKTPEAARDAAAFKLGVPVTGGKLSMDADGTLHVRDAKGADVYTAPPATMWDSSGYTPGDRDFVIGADPGGRTAKVGERLDGTTLTLTPDAALLHDKKATFPLYIDPQWTPPNCVCTRDHYLVQYACGPGKTPGDTKWDSDDFLRTGFIVDNTSSCSGHQVTARSYVQLSMAGLAGKQIYGAEVDLGVVSAISCGTKDVLLMSGAINGPTSFGNGPPSISNIAEINQCGAVGYNITGVINDLAHNGFHPTFTFGLLSPNENDQNTWKRFSRDVGFSVTYNSLPNTPQNLQLWNGTHAYPCAQGPNRPAVGPSSTGYTMRANVSDPDGGQLYAGFRIYDSPGTPPVVWDGNETGVDNVLSDGDPSHLNAVVTVPPNEMNQDGHVYSYDVHAFDGKETTWVPPCEIELDLTAPNPPAVASQAYPPGPAFGGGPGRSGDFTFTAAPATTKVDHYVWRLDNTALPSCDGVEPGTVKPAAVDGPATTAIAPATKGPHVLSTWSCNRAGTPSARADYQFNVKDASPPAAAWQLEGDGVSQNPGLRYVGEGSGNYTEGKLGQAVTLTGQTGDLFATEGRVFDTGASYTVSGWANLSTLDGTSVIASQEGSQNSAFGLLAEGGHWKFALTGGDGANPAIAAAVSTSAAATGTWTHLTGVYDGTAKTATLYVNGKAEATVPATGWSSIGQFVLGGAKNAGQRISLFRGAIDEVAVYDHHALTAAEVSTLYANQGVPSGATREYKLDGDPTDATGNDSKLLLPQTGVSFGPGYSDSAGQSATDSSTGHGEGHGLVFTGSGMAETTNPVIDTTQSFTVSAWAKLSDKKAYYAVAGQSGINETAFQLRYSPDVDRWIMGLSAADHGDDGYTWAIGKTVPTAGIWTHLTGVYDRASGQISLYVNGVLDGQVAVTADKTWNAPGGFSVGGVRAHVPNAPENAYFFNGSIDQVQVWSRALPATEVNGLANTAVLRANYQLAGDTKDGVTGATATPSGGVSTANGVARFDHSSTGQIEGPRPQDFRGDRSFSVEAWVKHTWTADDVAAVKAADPKNTTGADPYARAAVGLNGPQFSPFLLGYRGEADSQGDWHGQWSWLLTNSSSNSTQQAAWTALTPGTADDNTWTHLTGTYDATTGQTCLYATTDTRQLQPQCLSGAVGWNGADALADLFIGRGVWTGVRSDPWYGDLRGVRVYSGVLDKQQINVDAILDHP, from the coding sequence GTGCCCAGTTCCGTGCGTGGTTTCAAGCTGAGATCGACGCTCATCACCGCTCTCCTCGCCTCCGCGATGGTGGTCGGGGTGCTGGACGCGCCCGCCGTCGCGGTGGCCGCGCCTGCGCCCGCCGCCACTGTGCCGGATGCCGCTCCGGATGAAGCCACCGCGGTGAAGTTCGCGCAGCAGGGGCACAAGACCGTCAAGGTCGACGAGGCCACCAGCGAGGCCGCCGAGACGGTGGCCAACCCGAACGGCACCCTCACCCGGACGCAGCACACCAAGCCCGTGCGCGTCCACGGGCCCGGGGGCGCGTGGGTCCCGCCGGATCCGGCGCTGGTGGCGCGGGGGAACGTTCTCGCGCCGAAAGCCGCCGCGAGCGGGATCACCCTGTCGAACGGCGGTGACCAGCCGCTGCTGAAGCTCGCCGCGAACGGGGTCACCACCGGACTGACCTGGCCGGGCTCGCTGCCCAAGCCCGTCGTCACCGGCAGCACCGCGACCTACCCCGAGGTGCGGCCCGGCATCGACCTCGAGGTGGAGGTCGACGCCGAGATCGCGCACGAGGTTCTCGTCGTCAAGACGCCCGAAGCGGCCCGGGACGCGGCCGCGTTCAAGCTCGGCGTTCCGGTCACCGGCGGCAAGCTGAGCATGGACGCCGACGGGACCCTGCACGTGCGGGACGCCAAGGGCGCCGACGTCTACACCGCACCGCCCGCGACCATGTGGGACTCCTCCGGCTACACGCCCGGCGACCGCGACTTCGTCATAGGCGCCGACCCGGGCGGCCGGACGGCGAAGGTCGGGGAGCGGCTCGACGGCACCACCCTCACGCTCACGCCCGACGCCGCGCTGCTGCACGACAAGAAGGCCACCTTCCCGCTGTACATCGACCCGCAGTGGACCCCGCCGAACTGCGTCTGCACGCGGGACCACTACCTCGTGCAGTACGCGTGCGGCCCGGGCAAGACGCCGGGTGACACGAAGTGGGACAGCGACGACTTCCTGCGCACCGGGTTCATCGTCGACAACACCTCCTCCTGCTCCGGGCACCAGGTGACGGCCCGTTCGTACGTGCAGCTGAGCATGGCCGGGCTGGCCGGGAAGCAGATCTACGGTGCCGAGGTGGACCTCGGCGTGGTCAGCGCGATCAGCTGCGGCACCAAGGACGTCCTCCTCATGTCCGGCGCCATCAACGGGCCGACGTCGTTCGGCAACGGGCCGCCGTCGATCTCCAACATCGCCGAGATCAACCAGTGCGGTGCCGTGGGCTACAACATCACCGGCGTGATCAACGACCTGGCGCACAACGGCTTCCACCCGACGTTCACCTTCGGCCTGCTCTCGCCCAACGAGAACGACCAGAACACGTGGAAGCGCTTCTCGCGGGACGTCGGTTTCAGCGTCACCTACAACTCCCTGCCGAACACACCGCAGAACCTCCAGCTGTGGAACGGCACCCACGCCTACCCGTGCGCGCAGGGGCCGAACCGGCCGGCCGTCGGGCCGTCCAGCACCGGCTACACCATGCGGGCCAACGTGTCCGACCCTGACGGAGGCCAGCTGTACGCGGGGTTCCGGATCTACGACAGCCCGGGCACGCCGCCGGTCGTCTGGGACGGCAACGAGACCGGCGTCGACAACGTGCTCAGCGACGGCGATCCCAGTCACCTCAACGCGGTGGTCACCGTGCCGCCGAACGAGATGAACCAGGACGGCCACGTCTACTCCTACGACGTCCACGCCTTCGACGGCAAGGAAACGACGTGGGTGCCGCCGTGCGAGATCGAGCTCGACCTGACCGCGCCGAACCCGCCGGCCGTGGCGTCGCAGGCCTACCCGCCGGGCCCGGCGTTCGGCGGCGGCCCCGGCCGCTCCGGCGACTTCACGTTCACCGCCGCCCCGGCCACCACCAAGGTGGACCACTACGTGTGGCGGCTGGACAACACCGCGCTGCCGTCGTGTGACGGCGTCGAGCCGGGCACGGTGAAGCCGGCGGCGGTGGACGGTCCCGCGACCACCGCGATCGCGCCCGCCACCAAGGGCCCGCACGTGCTGAGCACGTGGAGCTGCAACCGGGCGGGCACGCCGTCCGCGCGGGCCGACTACCAGTTCAACGTGAAGGACGCGTCGCCACCGGCCGCCGCCTGGCAGCTCGAGGGCGACGGCGTCTCGCAGAACCCGGGCCTGCGCTACGTGGGCGAGGGGTCCGGCAACTACACCGAGGGCAAGCTCGGCCAGGCCGTGACGCTGACCGGCCAGACCGGCGACCTCTTCGCCACCGAGGGCCGCGTCTTCGACACCGGCGCGTCCTACACCGTCTCCGGGTGGGCCAATCTGTCCACATTGGACGGGACAAGTGTCATCGCTTCCCAGGAGGGCAGTCAGAACAGCGCGTTCGGCCTGCTCGCCGAGGGCGGCCACTGGAAGTTCGCGCTGACCGGCGGGGACGGCGCGAACCCGGCGATCGCCGCGGCGGTGTCCACGAGCGCGGCGGCCACCGGCACCTGGACCCACCTGACCGGCGTCTACGACGGCACCGCGAAGACCGCGACGCTGTACGTCAACGGCAAGGCGGAGGCGACCGTCCCGGCGACCGGCTGGAGCAGCATCGGCCAGTTCGTCCTCGGCGGCGCGAAGAACGCGGGCCAGCGGATCTCGCTGTTCCGCGGCGCGATCGACGAGGTGGCGGTCTACGACCACCACGCGCTCACCGCGGCCGAAGTGTCCACTTTGTACGCGAACCAGGGCGTCCCGTCCGGCGCGACCCGCGAGTACAAGCTGGACGGCGACCCCACTGACGCGACCGGCAACGACAGCAAGCTGCTGCTCCCGCAGACGGGCGTGTCCTTCGGTCCCGGGTACAGCGACTCGGCCGGCCAGTCGGCCACCGACTCCTCCACCGGCCACGGTGAAGGCCACGGCCTGGTGTTCACCGGTTCCGGCATGGCCGAGACGACGAACCCGGTCATCGACACCACGCAGAGCTTCACCGTGTCGGCGTGGGCGAAGCTCTCCGACAAGAAGGCCTACTACGCGGTTGCCGGGCAGTCCGGGATCAACGAGACGGCGTTCCAGCTGCGGTACTCGCCGGACGTCGACCGCTGGATCATGGGCCTGTCCGCCGCCGACCACGGCGACGACGGCTACACCTGGGCCATCGGGAAGACCGTGCCGACGGCCGGGATCTGGACGCACCTCACCGGGGTCTACGACCGGGCGTCGGGACAGATCTCGCTGTACGTCAACGGTGTCCTCGACGGTCAGGTGGCCGTCACGGCGGACAAGACGTGGAACGCGCCGGGCGGATTCAGCGTCGGCGGGGTCCGGGCGCACGTGCCCAACGCGCCCGAGAACGCGTACTTCTTCAACGGCAGCATCGACCAGGTCCAGGTGTGGTCGCGGGCGCTGCCGGCGACCGAGGTGAACGGGCTGGCCAACACCGCGGTGCTGCGGGCGAACTACCAGCTCGCCGGGGACACCAAGGACGGCGTCACCGGCGCCACGGCGACTCCGTCCGGCGGCGTGAGCACGGCCAACGGCGTCGCCCGGTTCGACCACTCCTCGACCGGTCAGATCGAAGGGCCGCGGCCGCAGGACTTCCGCGGCGACCGCAGCTTCAGCGTGGAAGCGTGGGTCAAGCACACGTGGACGGCCGACGACGTCGCGGCGGTCAAGGCGGCCGACCCCAAGAACACCACCGGCGCCGACCCCTACGCCCGTGCGGCGGTTGGCCTGAACGGCCCGCAGTTCTCGCCGTTCCTGCTCGGGTACCGGGGCGAGGCCGACAGCCAGGGTGACTGGCACGGGCAGTGGAGCTGGCTGCTGACCAACTCGTCGAGCAACTCCACCCAGCAGGCGGCCTGGACCGCGTTGACCCCGGGCACGGCCGACGACAACACGTGGACCCACCTGACCGGCACCTACGACGCGACCACCGGGCAGACCTGCCTGTACGCGACCACCGACACGCGCCAGCTGCAGCCCCAGTGCCTCTCCGGGGCCGTCGGCTGGAACGGCGCCGACGCCCTGGCCGACCTGTTCATCGGCCGCGGCGTCTGGACCGGCGTCCGCAGCGACCCGTGGTACGGCGACCTGCGCGGCGTCCGCGTCTACAGCGGCGTGCTGGACAAGCAGCAGATCAACGTCGACGCGATCCTCGACCACCCCTGA